A stretch of the Aegilops tauschii subsp. strangulata cultivar AL8/78 chromosome 4, Aet v6.0, whole genome shotgun sequence genome encodes the following:
- the LOC109738601 gene encoding transcription factor bHLH96, protein MALEAVEFSQGHFGYGQAPGLGPWCDMVGAGGFFEDCWDQQLLAAPVAPNAEDQWEPVSSWDQSEASSEGKAAAPEPAMAAAATGRRKRRRTKIVKNKEEVESQRRTHIAVERNRRRQMNEYLAALRSLMPQSYAQRGDQASIVGGAINYVKELEQLLQSLEVQKSVKNRTGRSPFASSFTFPQYSTSCNATQATASDGGSGADSSGDKSEAGVADIEVTMVEGHASLKVLSRRRPKQLLRLVAGLQQLRIPPLHLNVTTVDAMVLYSFSLKVEDGSKLGSVEDIAAAVHEILARIQREEEEAGRLSSSS, encoded by the exons ATGGCGCTGGAGGCCGTCGAGTTCTCGCAAGGCCACTTCGGCTACGGCCAGGCTCCGGGGCTCGGGCCCTGGTGCGACATGGTAGGCGCCGGCGGGTTCTTTGAGGACTGCTGGGATCAGCAGCTTTTGGCCGCCCCCGTGGCGCCCAATGCGGAGGATCAGTGGGAGCCGGTCTCCAGCTGGGACCAGTCTGAGGCGTCCTCggagggcaaggcggcggcgccggagccggccatggcagcggcggcgacggggaggaGGAAGCGGAGGCGCACCAAGATCGTCAAgaacaaggaggaggtggagagccAGCGGAGGACCCACATTGCCGTGGAGCGCAACCGCCGCCGCCAGATGAACGAGTACCTCGCCGCGCTCCGCTCACTCATGCCACAATCCTACGCTCAAAGG GGCGACCAAGCATCCATCGTTGGTGGGGCAATCAACTACGTGAAGGAGCTGGAGCAGCTCCTCCAATCGCTCGAAGTCCAAAAAAGCGTCAAGAACCGCACCGGCCGGTCCCCGTTCGCCAGCTCCTTCACCTTCCCACAGTACTCCACCTCGTGTAATGCCACGCAGGCCACCGCCAGCGACGGCGGCTCCGGTGCCGATTCGAGCGGCGACAAGAGCGAGGCGGGCGTGGCCGACATCGAGGTGACcatggtggaaggccacgcgaGCCTCAAGGTGCTGTCCCGGCGGCGGCCGAAGCAGCTCCTGAGGCTTGTCGCCGGGCTGCAGCAGCTGCGCATCCCGCCGCTCCATCTCAACGTGACCACCGTCGACGCCATGGTCCTGTATTCCTTCAGCCTTAAG GTGGAGGATGGCTCCAAGCTGGGCTCTGTGGAAGATATTGCGGCCGCTGTGCATGAGATCCTGGCCAGGATacagcgggaggaggaggaggccggtcgACTCAGCAGCTCGAGCTGA